AAACACGTTGAATTGTTCGTCAGATACTTTGGCCGGCTGCCCATTCGGAAGTTTATAATCGCCGCTACCCACTTTTTCCTGAAGGTCATTGATCAGCTTTTCATTCACGGATTTAAGCATCGAGAACCCTTCTCTTTCCTGCAGTAATTGTGCTTCTTCAGACAATAGGAAGGAAATAAACTTCCAAGCTTCTTCTTGTGCTGGCGATTTGGCATGGATAGCGAACCCGGATGATGTAAAAACCCTCGCGCCTTTTTGACCTGCGGTTTCTCCAGCTCTGGGTAACAGCATGATCTTTGGATGATCAAATAGCATATAAGGGCCTTCGATAAAATTAAGCGGTGACACAATCGGGGTGGAACTGAACAATTGATTGCCCGGCTTTGCTTCATCGGATGTAATGATCTTGTCATCATTCATTTTCATGGCTTGCTGGAGCAAATCCACAAATTCCGGAGAGTCGAACGTTGCCTCTTTGGCTGTAGTATCAACAAATGAAGCGTAGTTTTCATAAAGCATCTCCTGAAAGAGGTATTCCGGCGGGTAGGACGCTAATGCATAAATCTCATCGGTACCGCTCTCCTTTGCCTTTTGGATAACTTCCTTTGAAACCTTCTCGAACTCCTTCCAATCCCAGGTTTTATCATCGAACGCCACATTGGCGTTACCCAGCATGTCCCCATTACCAACCAATACTCTCAAGGAGTATCCCAAAGGGATGGTATACACCCCGTCATTCAGTTTCAGACCGTCCAAAATATTCATTTGCAAATCGTCTTTATGGAGTGTCTGGTCTTGCTCCAGCAAATCATTCATATTGAGTAGGAAACCTTTGCTCACATATTCTTTAACAGGCAAGCCGCTAACTTCAATGATATCCATCCCTTTGCCCGATAACATGGCTGTATTCGTTGCAGTATGATACTTCTCGAATTCCCCAGGTCCCCATTGTTCACCCATGCTTTTATATGCATGGATCTGCAGATCGATATCCGGGTATTTCTCTTCGAACTTTTTTTCCAGCGTTTGATAGAACGGAGTCGACTCTGTCAGTGACAGGGTAAGCACCGTTTTTCCCTCTTTCGTTGCGGGCTTATCCACGTTCCCGCCTTCTCCTGAGCCGCAAGCGGTTAAACTCGCGATTAAAGCGCCCATAGAAATAAGTAAAAGCCATTTTTTCATCGTATGATTTCCTCCTGATATGTTCTGATTACAATGCCGCCTCACTATTCCAAGCGAACCCGGTTGCCATCCTGCAGAGGCTCGCTGCTTTTCAGAATGATCTTATCTTGTTCATAGATGCTATCCGTTTGGATCATCGTTTCTTTGTCATTCCGCTCGCTGAACTTGATGTTGACTTTTCGAGCAACAAAAACATTACCGAGTGCACCCGGCTGCTCTTCGACTACAAAAACGTACATGCCTTCCCGGTCCTGATGAATAGCTTCATTAGAAACAAGCAGCCCTTGATCGAGAGAGCTTTTCTCGATGTTAATCCGAGCCTGCTCACCTCCCTTCAGCTTGGCGTTGATGAGTTTTATACGAATCATCTTTTGAGGGACGGTTACCGTCTCCGCTCCTTCGGTTGCCCCCTCAATCATCGGCTCCGCATTGGTGATTTCTTCAATGATGCCTTCAATGACACTGGCTTGCTGCTCTTTATCTGTGTGTACCTCTACCTCGATCCGCTCACCAACGGATATTCCAATGCTGGACAAGCGTTTTGCATCGGCACCAACGTCAAACCTATAGCCTTGACTGCTATTCGAGACAATGACATCCGGCTCGCCCGCAGATGCCAGTCCTTCTACCGCATTCAGCTTCGTAATAATACCGTCGAAGGGAGCGGTAAGTATCTGATCTTTTGCCAGTCGTTCTTTCATCTCGTTGATCTTGCGTTCCTGCGTTGCAATATCAAGTTTCCCTTTTTCAATTTCGCGTTTTGCGCTGCGCAGCTTAAGTTCATCCTCTTCAATAGAAGATTGAATAAATTGATCCTGAAGATTTTGCTGCTCAATTCTTTGCTTTTCCAGATTCGTTACTTCAAGTTCGATTTCTTGTCTTGCCGTTGGGTTGTCATAAGCGATAAGCTTCTGTCCCTTCTTCACACGTTCACCTTCTTTTACGTGAATCTGCTGAACTTTCCAGTCGTTTGAACTGGATAGCTTAGCTTCGGCGATCGGCTGAAGTATTCCGCTTCCCTCAATCGATAGCACAATGCCTCCCTGTTTCGGCTGTTCCGTGGTCACCTTGGGCAAGGTCAACGACTGTAGCGTGTTACTAAACAAGGTAAACAGCAGCAGCATCCCCATAAAACCCATGAACACGAATTGAAGGATTCGCTTTCGTCTTTGGTCAGCTAACCCTTTTCCAAGCTCCATATCCTTTCTTCTCCTCCTAAAAACTGCCTTGAAAAGTTAACCCTTAACACCTGACAATTGGATTCCCTCGATGAAATACGACTCGGCGTACAGAAATAACATCACCATCGGGGCCATATAGAGCATGGATGCAGCAAAGGCAATCCCCCGCTCGCTATCATTAATCCTGGATAAAAAAACGGATAACGGCTGCTTAAACGGGTCGTCCAAAAAGATAAGCGGCTGTTCCACCATGTTCCAATAATCAACGAACAGCAAGATCACAAGTGCGGCCAATCCTGGCTTGATCATCGGAACAATCATCGTCATAAAGATCCGCAAGTGTCCGGCACCGTCTATTTTGGCAGCTTCGATGTAGGCATAGGGAATGTCCAGCATGAACTGTCTGAGCATAAACACGCCAAAAGCAGCGAAAATGCCAGGAGCAATGATGGCGCCTGTACTATTCAGCATGCCAAGCTTATCAACCATAATATAGTTGGGTACCAGAGTAACTTGGAATGGCATAAGCATCGTCATGACATATACCAAAAACATCGAATCCCGGCCGCGGAATTTCAGCTTGGAGAATGCATAAGCAGCCAACGCTGCTACGAGAGTCTGACCCACAATGATCGGCATCACCATAAACACGGAATTCCAGAACATCGTCAAATACTTCGGGTTATCAATGAACACCTTCCCATACTGTGCAAAAGATACCTTATCCGGAATCAGTTTCAGGTTTGCGAAAGAGCTGTCTCTACCTGGGATCACTTCATTCATTTGACCGATGAGACCATAATTGATCTGGATTTCCAGCTCTGTCATCAATGAATTTGTGAATGTAATCACAATTGGTGATATTAGGATTAACGCAATAACACCCATGACGAATGTTAATATACTTTTTTTCAATATGTAGACTACTCGCACAGACTTCGCTCCACCTCCTATTCCATGTACTGCCGATGTCGGCGCTCAATCGCAAACAGCATCAGGACGATCAACAGAATACAGACAAACATCAAGGATGCAGCAGCGGTCAGCTTCTGAATGTCGAGTGATACGAACATATTATTCATATAGTGCTGCATCATGTAAATGCTGTCATGGGGGTAATCGCCTGCGATCAGATACGTTTCCCGGAACACTTTGAATGAGTTAATAATGGACATAATCACGACAAAGAACATGGAAGAAGTCAGATAGACCAGCGTAACACTTCGGAATTGCCGCAGACGACCAGCCCCTTCAATCCGGGCCGTTTCGTAGTAGTCCTTCGGAATTTGCTGCAGCCCGGCCAAGAATAAAATGACGTTGTAACCGATGTTCTTCCATAGATACACCATGATCACGACCAATCGTGCCGATTCCGTCTTCATCCAGTCCACGCGTCCATATCCAAAGCTGTTCAGCCATGCGTTCAGGGAGCCGTTCCAATCAAATAGCATCTGCCAGATCATGATAATGGAGGCGACGGGCACAACAAGCGGCATGACGTAAGCAGTCCGAAGCCATTTTTGAAAATATGTATTTTTATGGAGCAGCATCGCTAACCCGAGTGACAGCATGACCATAAGCGGAACACTGACCGCGCTGAAGAAAAACGTGTTGGATGCCGCCTTGCGGAAGGAAGCACTCCCAAACAGATCCACGTAATTATCGAGACCCGCAAAATGGCCGTCTACCGATTGGCTCATAAAGGAATAGTACACGCCCATGGCAAATGGAATAAGATAAAAGAGTGCAAATCCAATACCGCTGGGCACGAGAAAGAATATGGCCGCCGAAGCATCCTTACGGAGCCATTTTTTCATAATATTCTTGATCCATCCTTTCACTGTTTAGTTTGTCCTTCAATTCTGATCCATGTTACTCTCCCCCGACACCTTTAGTTTAGGGAAGAAAACTTAAGAAAAAATATGGTAAATATTAAAAATATCTAAAGTGGTGAACGCAATCATAAGAATTGGGAACGTAGCGGAAGCGCCCCTACTTCTTGGGTTCAGAAAAAACTCGCACGTTCTCGTTCTCAACGGTTGCAAGCATTACATCGTGGATATTCGTATTAGCGGGTGCTATTTTTGAATGAAGCCAAGCCAAATCCTTACCCATTTCCTGAAGAAGCGACATATCGACTTTTCCATCTATGATGATCGGCCTTGAGATCGTAAACGGCCCCGTCTCTAATCTCATATCTGCCGGAGTAACCGGTTGGTATGGGGTGTCCATAAAAACCGATATGGTTCCACCCGGTTCCCATACGGCAAGGGCTACCTTTTGTATATCCTCTACTTTTTCCTTTCTTAGCTCAGAAAATAAAAAATCAATAGAGATTCTGGCCTTAGATAAGTTATGAAACTGGATGAGTCCATTTTTAACGAGTGTGATGGGGGATGGATCAAGATAGTGTTTGAAGAACGGCCACTTCAGGCTCAACCACGTCGCTATAATGTATAAAACGACGAGAACGATCGTCGTGATCATAGATCCCTTTAATCCCAATTCTTCATCTGAAAGCGGATGAGCAATAATATTGCCGAGCGTTAAAGCCAAAATGAAATCGAGGAATCTCAATTGAGAAATGGAACGCTGCCCCATTAATTTGGCTGCAAGAAGTAAAAAAACGAAGCTAACAACCCCTCTTAAGATCCATTCCACGGTTGTCAGCGATTCTTGACTTTGGTAAAAATCCAATCCATTCACCCCGCCGATTCACATCAATTATTGTTCAATATATTCATATATTCGCTTGAACGATTTCTTCATTCTGTAGCACGTCCGTTTATACTCGAAGTACCTTTACGAATAGTCGTTTTACAGCCCCTAAAATCCGAGGTTTCGCCCATGAAGTAGATATAAAAATCGTGTACATCCCCAGACGGTTTCCGCCCCATAAATCTGTAATGATGCCGTTTCCGATAACGGCTGTCTCGTTACTACGGGTTCCAAGCATATTCAATGCGGCTAAAAACGCTTTTTTCTTCGGTTTACCGGCTTCGAACAAAGCTGGAATTTCATGGACTTGTCCGTGGTCACCCATTGGAGGTTTGCTGTTAGAAACGATGATCACCTTAATTCCATATCTCGACTGCATGTTAGTCAGCCAAGATTTCATCGAATCAGTTATGGAGTCAGCTTTCTTGGTCGTTAATGTATTGGTCCAGTCAAGGATTATCCCTTTAATACCTGCCTGCTGGAGTCTTTCTCCGTTAATCTCATAAATCGAGCGCGCAATTTGCGATGGTTTAAAAATAGGCATAGTCTTCCTCCACTACTTTCATATAAGTGAGTCAATCGTGTATAGAATGCCTTCATGTTGTTAAAATCATACTTTTGAACAATCATTTCACCTGGTTGGTCTGTATGTAGTCTGTATGTATGGATTCGGCTAAACAAAAAAAGCCGCGATTACCGCGACTTCATAAGATGTTACAACGGATCGTCCGGTAAGCAAACCTACAAGGCGCGTCGTCGATCGTGCAGAACGAACAGAATGATTATGAACATCATGACGCCGAAGACGACACCGGCCTCCGTGGTTAGCATCCGCAGCAGCTGGTACTCTGGCGAGAACTGCGAATCGGTACGAATTGCGGAAAAGAGATTATAAGAGAACAGCATGCCCGACGAAATCCATGCCGATGCCATCGGGTACAGAAACCGCTGCGGCCCGCGACGGGAAGTTAGCACCAGCAATCCCCACGCCCCCGCAATGGACCACGCTCCGGTACTAAACGTTAGCAGATGCCACCACACATCACGATCGTCCAGTCTGGCCGGGTCAATACCGAGAGTGCCTCCGGTAGCCCAGTACACCTTAATGATACCTAACAGGACACAGCCGGCTCCAACCAGCCTGGACAATGTATGCTGCAATCTCCAAGTATTACCTGGTAACCTGCTATAGTCGATCGAATCACCGAACGCCTCCGGCCACCGTGTCCTCGCATAACCTGCGAAGGCGAGAGGCAGACAAATGCCGATGCCAACCAGCGAGACCATCACGAAGAACTGTTCGTACACCCAAACGTCGGCGGCCCCCGCCTCCTTATCCCGAGTCATAGCTGCCGGTCCTAGCACCGGTGCCAAGACCAGCATGGGAACGAGCAGACCGGTACCAACCCATACGGGAAAGGCAATCAGCCATGCAGGGAGACGTTCGCCCCACGGCCTGGTGAACGCCATGGCCAGCAGGATTCCGATAGCCGCTAGCACTGCGGTAGCTGCGTTGATCGCACGCCAGCTAGCGTCGCCCATTTGCTCGGTTGGTATGAAGTAACCGAAAGTCCATGCCATTTTAATCAATAGATACGGCGCCACCGCTATGGCAGCGCCATAACCAGAAATTCTACGTATCTTCATCCATTGCGGTGACTGCAGATCAGCTGAAACTTGCTCATGCTCAATCTTCATGTTGGTAAACTTACCTCCTTAAATAACTCTGTCTTCACCTTACACCTCATTCTATCCCCCTAATCGAAAAACAAAGTGACCTCAAGTTTAAGTTTGGGTTAAATTCGTTGACGAGAAGCCGTAGAGCTCTCTTTCCGGATTTAGGTATGTCAATACTCAAAAAAGAAGCTGCGTATAAGTCACTCTGAGCGACTTGAACGCAGCTTCTTCCTTGGTCTTCGAAAGGAAACGTATATTAAATTCGAATAACATGCGGGCGATTTCTATGTGACACTAGTTCCCTTTACCATACCCTATAAATGCTTAATCTGTCACGTTAGTTATAACACCGCAACTGCTATCCTTCCAAATATAAAAAGCACTTCCGTTTGCGTCGGATTTCAATTCCCATTGCATATCCATCTCCCTGGCCATCATCGATACAATGGACAACCCGATTCCTGCGCCTTTTTCAGGTGACTCGCTGCAGGATCCAGGCCCCTTATCGCTGATGACCAGCATCTGCTGCTTCTGACGCTCAATCATTTGAATGCCAATGTAGCGACCGGCTCCCGCATGACGTACCACGTTCTGAAACACATTATCCAGGATCCGGTTAAACCACAATGGGTCCGCATCCCAAATTAATGTCTGGTCAGGAAGCTCGACAAGGACATCAAATTCCTTAGCCTCGAATACCGGATACCACTGAGCCACTCGATTCCGAACCTCTTCTATAATATCAAATGGCTGCTTGTGCAGCGGATACTTCCCCGCCGATAATAGCGTGTATGACAGCAGATTATCCATTAGATTACTGATGTCATCGAGCTTATGCTCGATGACAGAAAGTGAAACCTGTCCCTGGGAGGAAGCAGGGTCTTTTCGAACGGTATGGACATGCTGTCGGATGACAGTCAGCGGGGTTCGAAGATCGTGGGAAATCGTTGAAATGAATTGCTTACGCAGTTCCTCCTCCTCCCGCTCCCGTTTTTGACTTTCTTTGAGCTCCTTCACCATCCGGTTAAACGAGCCTTCAAGTTCTCCGATCTCGTCGTCCTTCATGATCGTGACTTCATTCGGAATTTCTTTCAATCCGTTTACGGTCATTGCCGATTGAAGCCTGATCAGTCTTTTGCGAAGCTTAATGAAGAACAGCCATGACAGCATAAAGAAGCATCCACAGATCATTAAAAACAGAAAGATTAGGGGCAAGTTTCCCGAAAGCGACATTTCTGCATTAAGGATATGGGATTCCGGGACCCGCATCACCATAAAACCTTGCTTCGGATCGTTTCCGATGAGAGAGGTTAAGACCAGCGTTTCTTGATTACGGTCTTGCGCTCGAATCGAAAGAATATCCAGATAAGTCCATTGCTCAGGTATATCCTCTGAGAGGTCCCCGACTCCGTTCGTCCTCCCTGATGGGTCCACCCAGAATATCTCAGCATGCGGATAGTCCTCGTTCAACTCCCGCAGTCTAGTATTAATCCTATCCCTTCCTGCACCATCCAGGTTGGCTGCCTCCTGTTGCCACATGCGGGTTATCTCTTCCGGCCGATATACTGGATGATCGCTGAGCATATAACCTGGTAAATAAAACAGGGCTGGAATAATCGGCCATAGCAGTAAGGCGGTCAAAATAAAGATCAGGTATTTGCTCATTAACGAGCCGCGGATCCTCATGATCGCACCCGGTATCCTACACCGCGGATCGTCTCGATAATTTGGGGGGAGCCGGAATCCAACTCGATCTTCTCGCGCAGATGACGGATATGTACGTTCAACGTTTTATCTCCGTTCAGATGCGGTTCACCCCAAACGGCTTCATAAATCTGCTTCTGGGTCAATATGTGATTCAGGTGGTCCAGGAAATACATGAATATATGGAACTGCTTACCTGTAAGCACAATCTCTTCCCCGGTTTCGGAATTCCATACACGGTTTCCTTTTCGGTCGATGCTTAAATGCCGGATCAGAAGCTGTTCCGGCTCCGCGGTGACAGAACGCCTGAGGAGGACTTGAATCCGGGCAGCCAACTCATCCGGATGAAACGGCTTGGTCATATAATCATCAGCAAAAGACAAGCCAGTAAGCTTATCCTCGATTGCGGTTCTGGCCGTAAGCATCAGGATGGGTACGGCGGGATTGATTCGTTTTAGCCGCTGACCGACCGTGAATCCGTCCAGACCCGGAAGCATAATGTCCAAAATGACGAGATCGCAATGTTCCATTGCTGCTTCCGCATCATGGCCTGAGCTCTTCCATATCACTTCATAGCCTTGACCGATTAAAAAATCCTTGGACCAGGAACCGATTTCCTGATCGTCTTCAATGTACAAGATGGTAAATGTCTTCATCGTATGATGGACTCCTAAAAGTAATATATAGGTAGTCTAGCATATTATCGCTGTCAGGAGATCGGGAAATCCATCGAAAAAAAATTCACGTAAATCGCAAAGTATCGTCATAAGTTCACAACATGGATTTGTTAATGTTAATAACAGCCGAGAACTTGAAGCACAGGGGCATCGGCAATCATCATACTTGTTGGGGAATGAATTGGACTATGGCTTATCGACTTCATCATCCACAACATAGAGAGGAACGGATTGGATATGAGAACAATAGATATTGTGAAAGAAAATCTGCTTTTAATTCTTGGACTGGGCGCTTTAGCGCTTATCAGACCCATCATGAAGATGACCGGGATCATGGATCTGATCGGTCAAGCATTCGGCAGCATTCTGATGACGGTCCTTATCTCCTTGGCCTGGCTCATGATCGTTCTATTCAAAAGAACGGCTTATCCCGTTGTCATTCTTGTTTTTGCCGGTTTGAGTTATGCCTTATTTGCTATCATTATAAGCGGGATTGCCTCTCCCCTTATCGATGGAAAATTGCAAGGTCCTTTAACTAATCCACTGGCAATGGTAAGTGTCTTTGCGATAAATGCCGTTTGGGGCT
Above is a window of Paenibacillus sp. FSL K6-1330 DNA encoding:
- a CDS encoding carbohydrate ABC transporter permease; protein product: MRVVYILKKSILTFVMGVIALILISPIVITFTNSLMTELEIQINYGLIGQMNEVIPGRDSSFANLKLIPDKVSFAQYGKVFIDNPKYLTMFWNSVFMVMPIIVGQTLVAALAAYAFSKLKFRGRDSMFLVYVMTMLMPFQVTLVPNYIMVDKLGMLNSTGAIIAPGIFAAFGVFMLRQFMLDIPYAYIEAAKIDGAGHLRIFMTMIVPMIKPGLAALVILLFVDYWNMVEQPLIFLDDPFKQPLSVFLSRINDSERGIAFAASMLYMAPMVMLFLYAESYFIEGIQLSGVKG
- a CDS encoding sugar ABC transporter permease, which encodes MKKWLRKDASAAIFFLVPSGIGFALFYLIPFAMGVYYSFMSQSVDGHFAGLDNYVDLFGSASFRKAASNTFFFSAVSVPLMVMLSLGLAMLLHKNTYFQKWLRTAYVMPLVVPVASIIMIWQMLFDWNGSLNAWLNSFGYGRVDWMKTESARLVVIMVYLWKNIGYNVILFLAGLQQIPKDYYETARIEGAGRLRQFRSVTLVYLTSSMFFVVIMSIINSFKVFRETYLIAGDYPHDSIYMMQHYMNNMFVSLDIQKLTAAASLMFVCILLIVLMLFAIERRHRQYME
- a CDS encoding biotin/lipoyl-binding protein translates to MELGKGLADQRRKRILQFVFMGFMGMLLLFTLFSNTLQSLTLPKVTTEQPKQGGIVLSIEGSGILQPIAEAKLSSSNDWKVQQIHVKEGERVKKGQKLIAYDNPTARQEIELEVTNLEKQRIEQQNLQDQFIQSSIEEDELKLRSAKREIEKGKLDIATQERKINEMKERLAKDQILTAPFDGIITKLNAVEGLASAGEPDVIVSNSSQGYRFDVGADAKRLSSIGISVGERIEVEVHTDKEQQASVIEGIIEEITNAEPMIEGATEGAETVTVPQKMIRIKLINAKLKGGEQARINIEKSSLDQGLLVSNEAIHQDREGMYVFVVEEQPGALGNVFVARKVNIKFSERNDKETMIQTDSIYEQDKIILKSSEPLQDGNRVRLE
- a CDS encoding response regulator transcription factor, with product MKTFTILYIEDDQEIGSWSKDFLIGQGYEVIWKSSGHDAEAAMEHCDLVILDIMLPGLDGFTVGQRLKRINPAVPILMLTARTAIEDKLTGLSFADDYMTKPFHPDELAARIQVLLRRSVTAEPEQLLIRHLSIDRKGNRVWNSETGEEIVLTGKQFHIFMYFLDHLNHILTQKQIYEAVWGEPHLNGDKTLNVHIRHLREKIELDSGSPQIIETIRGVGYRVRS
- a CDS encoding DUF421 domain-containing protein, whose translation is MDFYQSQESLTTVEWILRGVVSFVFLLLAAKLMGQRSISQLRFLDFILALTLGNIIAHPLSDEELGLKGSMITTIVLVVLYIIATWLSLKWPFFKHYLDPSPITLVKNGLIQFHNLSKARISIDFLFSELRKEKVEDIQKVALAVWEPGGTISVFMDTPYQPVTPADMRLETGPFTISRPIIIDGKVDMSLLQEMGKDLAWLHSKIAPANTNIHDVMLATVENENVRVFSEPKK
- a CDS encoding YqeG family HAD IIIA-type phosphatase; amino-acid sequence: MPIFKPSQIARSIYEINGERLQQAGIKGIILDWTNTLTTKKADSITDSMKSWLTNMQSRYGIKVIIVSNSKPPMGDHGQVHEIPALFEAGKPKKKAFLAALNMLGTRSNETAVIGNGIITDLWGGNRLGMYTIFISTSWAKPRILGAVKRLFVKVLRV
- a CDS encoding extracellular solute-binding protein encodes the protein MKKWLLLISMGALIASLTACGSGEGGNVDKPATKEGKTVLTLSLTESTPFYQTLEKKFEEKYPDIDLQIHAYKSMGEQWGPGEFEKYHTATNTAMLSGKGMDIIEVSGLPVKEYVSKGFLLNMNDLLEQDQTLHKDDLQMNILDGLKLNDGVYTIPLGYSLRVLVGNGDMLGNANVAFDDKTWDWKEFEKVSKEVIQKAKESGTDEIYALASYPPEYLFQEMLYENYASFVDTTAKEATFDSPEFVDLLQQAMKMNDDKIITSDEAKPGNQLFSSTPIVSPLNFIEGPYMLFDHPKIMLLPRAGETAGQKGARVFTSSGFAIHAKSPAQEEAWKFISFLLSEEAQLLQEREGFSMLKSVNEKLINDLQEKVGSGDYKLPNGQPAKVSDEQFNVFKQIVQSADQYVDLDSKVISIAGEESLAYFSGQKTAEEVAKLIQNRVTTYLNE
- a CDS encoding HAMP domain-containing sensor histidine kinase: MRIRGSLMSKYLIFILTALLLWPIIPALFYLPGYMLSDHPVYRPEEITRMWQQEAANLDGAGRDRINTRLRELNEDYPHAEIFWVDPSGRTNGVGDLSEDIPEQWTYLDILSIRAQDRNQETLVLTSLIGNDPKQGFMVMRVPESHILNAEMSLSGNLPLIFLFLMICGCFFMLSWLFFIKLRKRLIRLQSAMTVNGLKEIPNEVTIMKDDEIGELEGSFNRMVKELKESQKREREEEELRKQFISTISHDLRTPLTVIRQHVHTVRKDPASSQGQVSLSVIEHKLDDISNLMDNLLSYTLLSAGKYPLHKQPFDIIEEVRNRVAQWYPVFEAKEFDVLVELPDQTLIWDADPLWFNRILDNVFQNVVRHAGAGRYIGIQMIERQKQQMLVISDKGPGSCSESPEKGAGIGLSIVSMMAREMDMQWELKSDANGSAFYIWKDSSCGVITNVTD